The Arthrobacter sp. OAP107 DNA segment GATCCTGCACGAGCAGCGGTATCTTCCCGGCATCGCGAGCCGGTCCCCGGTTCCGGTTCCCGTGCCCGTCCATGCCGGCCGGCCGACGCCGGACTTTCCCTGGCCGTGGAGCATCGCCCGGTGGGTTCCCGGCGTCCCTGCTGTGGACGCAGGACCGGCGGACCGTGCGCCGGCCGCAGACGGCCTGGCCGCCTTTCTCACGGGGCTCCACGTCCCCGCCGACGCAGAAGTACCGGTGAACCCCGTCCGCGGGGTGCCGCTGCTGGACCGGAGTTCGGTGGTGCTGGAACGGCTCGGGGACCGGCAGCGCTACCCGCGGGCCGCGGAGCTGGGGGCGGTATGGGCCCAAGCCTGCGCGGCTCCTGCCTGGGACGGTCCGGCGATGATGCTCCACGGCGATCTGCATCCGGCCAACATTCTGCTGGCGGCCGACGGGTCGCTGGCCGGCGTGATTGACTTCGGCGACGTCGGGGCAGGGGATCCCGCCGTCGATCTCGCCGTCGGCTGGTTAATGTTCGACGCCGGCACACGGCAGCGCTTCATCGGCGCCTTTGGTCGCGCAGTGGACCGGGACACCTGGGCGCGCGCCCGCGGCTGGGCTCTCGTCCTGTCCACCGCCATGCTGAGCAACTCCGACGACAATCCGCGGATGTTTTCGGTGGGGGAGTTCGGCATCCGGCAGGTCCTGGCGGGATGACCTGCACGGCCGTCTTATAACGAGTTGGTAAGGCTGCTTATTATTCCTCCGGAACGACCCTACACTTATGGCATGGAACCGCTGGTGTCGATCATGTTGGTGTTCGCCGTGGCGCTGCTTTGGCTCATTGTTCCGGTGCTGTTGCTCTCGAGGATCAACCGGGATGTGCGGCGGGCCGTAAGGCAGCAACGGAAGGCGTTGCGCATGAAGGAGCGCCAGAACCACAAAAACCACGTCCCAAGGCGGGCTGTTCTGGCCCGGAAGCGCGGGCTCAAAGCGGCAAGGCGGCGTTCCGAGTCGAAGCCCCCGGCGCTCCCGTCCTCCAGCTGAGCCTGAGCTATGCGTCTCCGCAGGATGGTCGGCGGTAGGGTGGGCGCAT contains these protein-coding regions:
- a CDS encoding aminoglycoside phosphotransferase family protein, yielding MAGMPPATVEVSAAVVRALLRDQQPDLVDSPLVRVANGWDNATFRLGDGLAVRLPRRDEAVPLILHEQRYLPGIASRSPVPVPVPVHAGRPTPDFPWPWSIARWVPGVPAVDAGPADRAPAADGLAAFLTGLHVPADAEVPVNPVRGVPLLDRSSVVLERLGDRQRYPRAAELGAVWAQACAAPAWDGPAMMLHGDLHPANILLAADGSLAGVIDFGDVGAGDPAVDLAVGWLMFDAGTRQRFIGAFGRAVDRDTWARARGWALVLSTAMLSNSDDNPRMFSVGEFGIRQVLAG